The following proteins are co-located in the Thermus thermophilus HB8 genome:
- a CDS encoding ammonium transporter, protein MRKGTLNGIAALGLSGLALAEGVDGADTAWMLVSTALVLLMTPALAFFYGGLVRSKNALNTMMMSFAALAFVGVGWALLGYTLAFGEGGPLLGGLGHLFLRGVGLEAQGTIPHVLFLAFQGTFAIITAALVSGALVERMRFPAYLAFLTLWGLFVYAPLAHWVWGGGFLGALGALDFAGGTVVHINAGVAALVGALVLGARKDYGRQAILPHNVPFTLLGAALLWFGWFGFNGGSALAANASAALAFANTMLAPAATLLVWTLLDLLRTGKATAVGAATAIVVGLVAVTPAAGFVSPLSALLIGALAAFPSYYVLLWRARTRLDDSLDVFAGHGVGGITGALLTGVFAEKAWNGVADGLLFGNPMQLGIQAVAVLAAVVYSALGTFALLKLVGLLTPLRAGPKEEGVGLDVTQHGEEAYTSGEGAILVLSEKAPAVPSLRPQGGEA, encoded by the coding sequence ATGCGGAAAGGAACCCTCAACGGCATCGCGGCCCTAGGTTTATCGGGACTGGCCCTGGCGGAGGGGGTAGACGGGGCGGACACGGCCTGGATGCTGGTCTCCACGGCCCTGGTCCTCCTCATGACCCCGGCCCTGGCCTTCTTCTACGGGGGGCTCGTCCGGAGCAAGAACGCCTTGAACACCATGATGATGAGTTTTGCCGCCCTGGCCTTCGTGGGCGTGGGCTGGGCGCTTCTCGGGTACACCCTGGCCTTTGGGGAGGGGGGCCCCCTCCTGGGGGGTCTCGGGCACCTCTTCCTCAGGGGGGTGGGCCTCGAGGCCCAGGGCACCATCCCCCACGTCCTCTTCCTGGCCTTCCAGGGGACCTTCGCCATTATCACCGCCGCCCTGGTCTCGGGCGCCCTGGTGGAGAGGATGCGCTTTCCCGCCTACCTGGCCTTCCTCACCCTCTGGGGGCTTTTCGTCTACGCTCCCCTGGCCCACTGGGTCTGGGGCGGGGGGTTTTTGGGGGCCCTGGGCGCCCTGGACTTCGCCGGAGGGACGGTGGTGCACATCAACGCCGGCGTCGCCGCCCTGGTGGGCGCCCTGGTCCTAGGCGCGCGGAAGGACTACGGGCGGCAGGCCATCCTGCCCCATAACGTCCCCTTCACCCTCCTGGGGGCAGCCCTCCTCTGGTTCGGCTGGTTCGGCTTCAACGGGGGAAGCGCCCTGGCGGCCAACGCCTCGGCGGCCCTGGCCTTCGCGAACACCATGCTGGCCCCCGCGGCCACCCTCCTGGTCTGGACCCTCCTGGACCTCCTTCGCACCGGCAAGGCCACGGCGGTGGGGGCGGCCACGGCCATCGTGGTGGGCCTGGTGGCCGTGACCCCGGCCGCAGGCTTCGTCTCCCCTCTCTCCGCCCTCCTCATCGGGGCGCTTGCCGCCTTCCCCAGCTACTACGTCCTCCTCTGGCGGGCGAGGACCCGGCTGGACGACAGCCTGGACGTCTTCGCCGGCCACGGGGTCGGGGGGATCACCGGGGCCCTCCTCACCGGCGTCTTCGCCGAGAAGGCCTGGAACGGGGTGGCGGACGGCCTCCTCTTCGGCAACCCCATGCAGCTCGGGATCCAGGCGGTGGCGGTCCTGGCCGCCGTCGTGTACTCCGCCTTGGGAACCTTCGCCCTCCTCAAGCTGGTGGGCCTCCTCACCCCCTTGCGGGCAGGCCCCAAGGAGGAAGGGGTGGGCCTGGACGTGACCCAGCACGGCGAGGAGGCCTACACCTCGGGCGAGGGGGCGATCCTCGTCCTCTCGGAAAAGGCCCCCGCGGTCCCGAGCCTCAGGCCCCAGGGAGGTGAGGCATGA
- a CDS encoding P-II family nitrogen regulator produces MKLIVAIVRPEKLNEVLEALFQAEVRGLTLSRVQGHGGETERVETYRGTTVKMELHEKVRLEIGVSEPFVKPTVEAILKAARTGEVGDGKIFVLPVEKVYRIRTGEEDEAAVTPVQ; encoded by the coding sequence ATGAAGCTCATCGTGGCCATCGTCCGTCCGGAGAAGCTCAACGAGGTGCTGGAGGCCCTTTTCCAGGCGGAGGTCCGCGGGCTCACCCTAAGCCGCGTCCAGGGCCACGGCGGCGAGACGGAGCGGGTGGAGACCTACCGGGGCACCACGGTGAAGATGGAGCTCCACGAGAAGGTGCGCCTGGAGATCGGGGTCTCGGAGCCCTTCGTGAAGCCCACGGTGGAGGCCATCCTGAAGGCGGCCCGCACCGGGGAGGTGGGGGACGGGAAGATCTTCGTCCTCCCGGTGGAGAAGGTCTACCGGATCCGCACCGGAGAGGAGGACGAGGCCGCGGTGACCCCGGTACAATAA
- a CDS encoding LexA family protein, whose product MTARQRRVLHLLVDEYIQTKAPVPSARIAEGLGLSPALARYELIALEEMGYLTKPHASAGRVPTRQGFRQYSLSLLPPRPLPEATRRRLERALEGAREPEAFLVKVAVGLSGYPALLRLQPRRAPKLLQVHLSPLPEGTLAVLVLEGGRVKEVRLPLVLPQETLRRAEEALTGPLETLPAAPKGLEDLFAHLSRALASGFALRYREGLSEALKEPEAKDPGFLERLVALYEEGGEDLLTPPGRVDVRVGEVEGLALVQAGFQKGEWLGELTLIGPLRMRYAEALSVAFSLSQVYTGQHAD is encoded by the coding sequence GTGACGGCCAGGCAGCGGCGGGTTCTCCACCTCTTGGTGGACGAGTACATCCAGACCAAGGCCCCGGTGCCCTCGGCGCGGATCGCCGAGGGGCTGGGCCTTTCCCCCGCCCTGGCCCGGTACGAGCTCATCGCCCTCGAGGAGATGGGCTACCTCACCAAGCCCCACGCCTCGGCGGGGAGGGTGCCCACGCGGCAGGGGTTCAGGCAGTACTCCCTCTCCCTCCTCCCCCCTAGGCCCCTGCCGGAGGCCACCCGAAGGCGCCTGGAGCGGGCCTTGGAGGGGGCGAGAGAGCCCGAGGCCTTCCTGGTGAAGGTGGCGGTGGGGCTTTCCGGCTACCCCGCCCTCCTCCGCCTCCAGCCCAGGCGGGCCCCCAAGCTCCTCCAGGTCCACCTCTCCCCCCTCCCCGAGGGCACCCTGGCGGTGCTGGTCCTCGAGGGGGGGCGGGTCAAGGAGGTCCGGCTCCCCCTCGTCCTCCCCCAGGAGACCCTTCGCCGGGCAGAGGAGGCCCTCACGGGGCCCTTGGAGACCCTGCCCGCGGCCCCCAAAGGCCTGGAGGACCTCTTCGCCCACCTCTCCCGGGCCCTCGCCTCCGGCTTCGCCCTCCGGTACCGGGAAGGCCTCTCCGAGGCCCTGAAGGAGCCCGAGGCCAAGGACCCGGGGTTTTTGGAGCGGCTCGTGGCCCTTTACGAGGAAGGCGGCGAGGACCTCCTCACCCCGCCCGGCAGGGTGGACGTGCGGGTGGGGGAGGTGGAGGGGCTCGCCCTGGTCCAGGCGGGCTTCCAGAAGGGGGAGTGGCTGGGGGAGCTCACCCTGATCGGCCCCCTGCGCATGCGCTACGCCGAGGCCCTCTCCGTGGCCTTCAGCCTCTCCCAGGTCTATACTGGGCAGCATGCGGATTGA